From a region of the Tenggerimyces flavus genome:
- the ald gene encoding alanine dehydrogenase produces the protein MKIGVPKEIKNHEYRVAITPAGVHELVRNGHDVFVERHAGEGSSIPDEQFEQAGARILETADDVWAEGDLILKVKEPIAVEYDRMRKGQVLFTYLHLAASKACTDALLDAGVTGIAYETVQLTDGSLPLLAPMSEVAGRLAPQVGAYQLMRQGGGRGVLMGGVSGVYAAKVVVIGAGVSGMNAAAIALGMQAEVLLLDKNIERLRSADRVYRGHVQTVASNAYEVERAIMDADMVIGAVLVPGAKAPTLITNEQVSRMLPGSVLVDISIDQGGCFEDSRPTTHDDPTYKVHNSVFYCVANMPGAVPHTSTYALTNMTIPYSLELANRGWRSALQSDPALALGLNTHEGQVVYGPVADAHQLPHVDLAEVLA, from the coding sequence GTGAAGATCGGCGTCCCGAAAGAAATCAAGAACCACGAGTACCGCGTCGCGATCACTCCCGCGGGAGTGCACGAGCTGGTGCGCAACGGGCACGACGTGTTCGTCGAACGCCATGCGGGCGAGGGTTCGTCGATCCCCGACGAGCAGTTCGAGCAGGCCGGTGCGCGGATCCTCGAGACCGCCGACGACGTGTGGGCCGAGGGCGACCTGATCCTCAAGGTCAAGGAGCCGATCGCGGTCGAGTACGACCGGATGCGCAAGGGCCAGGTGCTGTTCACGTACCTGCACCTCGCGGCGTCGAAGGCTTGCACCGACGCGCTGCTCGACGCGGGCGTGACCGGCATCGCGTACGAGACCGTGCAGCTGACCGATGGCTCGCTGCCGCTGCTCGCGCCGATGTCGGAGGTAGCGGGCCGGCTCGCGCCGCAGGTCGGCGCCTACCAGCTGATGCGCCAGGGCGGCGGCCGCGGCGTGCTGATGGGCGGCGTCTCCGGTGTGTACGCGGCGAAGGTCGTGGTGATCGGCGCCGGCGTCTCGGGCATGAACGCGGCGGCGATCGCGCTCGGCATGCAGGCCGAGGTGCTGTTGCTGGACAAGAACATCGAGCGGCTGCGTTCGGCGGACCGCGTCTACCGCGGGCACGTGCAGACCGTCGCGTCGAACGCGTACGAGGTCGAGCGGGCGATCATGGACGCCGACATGGTGATCGGCGCCGTTCTGGTGCCGGGTGCCAAGGCGCCGACGCTGATCACGAACGAGCAGGTCTCGCGGATGCTGCCGGGCTCGGTGCTCGTCGACATCTCGATCGACCAGGGCGGCTGCTTCGAGGACTCGCGGCCGACGACGCACGACGATCCGACGTACAAGGTGCACAACTCGGTCTTCTACTGCGTCGCGAACATGCCCGGCGCGGTGCCGCACACGTCGACGTACGCCCTGACGAACATGACGATCCCGTACTCGCTCGAGCTCGCTAACCGAGGCTGGCGCTCGGCGCTGCAGTCCGACCCGGCGCTCGCGCTCGGGTTGAACACGCACGAGGGCCAGGTG